The Polaribacter sp. KT25b genome contains the following window.
ATAAAAAGACGAAAAAAACTATAGTTACATCAGAATTAAAAGAAATTAATACAACCATTAAAAGTGATGAAAAAGTGGATTTAGTGGTTAAAAAATGGCAAAATATTTTAAAATCAGAGATTAAAGTTGTTGTTGAAAATCCTGAGAAAATAATTTATGCAACAAAAATTCCTTTGGATGGAAGAGACACACAAGTAAGAAGTGAACAAACTAATTTGGGAACTATTATTACAAAATCGATGTCTTTTGCTTTTGATGATAAAGTAGATTGTGCAATTGTTAATGGTGGTTCTATTAGAATTGATGATGAGTTGTTGGGGAATATTAACGCAGTAGATATTTTTAGAGTTTTACCTTACGGAGGAGCAATTTTTAAAGTTGAAATTAAAGGAAGATTGTTAAAGCGTGTTTTAGATTATGGAATTTTAGCTGCTGGAACTGGCGCTTATTTACAACGATTTAATGCAGAAAAAGTAGGAGAGAAGTGGATGATTAAAAACAAAGAATTAAACATCAATAAAATTTACACAGTTGCTTTTTCTGATTATTTATTGCAAGGTTTTGATATTCCTTTTTTATCATCAGAAAATAAAGAAGTTTTATCAATATATAAACCTAAAAACAATGAACTTGCTTTTGATATAAGAAAAGCTGTGGTTGAATATTTAAAAGGAAATCAATAAAAAAACCTCACATTTAAACTGAATTTATTTCAGTAGATGTGAGGCTTTATACTTATCTTTTAAGTAGATTATCTTTCTCTACGTCTTCTACCAAATCCGCCAGTTTTTCTGTCTGCAGAACCTCGGTCTGGTCTATCAGAAGAGCGAGAACTTCTTTTTCTTCCTCTGTCAGAAGAAGCTTCAGAACTTCTACGTCTTCCAAAACCACCATCTTTTTTACCAAAAGGTTTTTTACCGCCTCTTCTTCCGCCTCCGCCAGAACGATCTTTTTTAGTAATTTCGATATTTACCGAACGACCGCCAAAATCTGGTTGATTAGCAGCAAATACTTCTAGAGTTTTTTCTTCGTAATTTTTATCAATTTCAAAGAAAGAAAACGTGTCTAAAATATCAATTGCACCAATTTCTATTTTATCACCAATATTTTGGTCGTTAATTAAACCAATTAATTTACCAGGATTTAAACTGTCTTTTCTACCAATATTGATAAAAAAGCGCGTCATATTATCTGCTGTTTCTCTTGATCTAGAATTCTCTCTAGATAAATTATTTAAATCTTTAGCATTTTCATAATAGGCTAACATGGTGTTAAACTCTAATGAAACGAATTTTTTAATTAATTCTTCTCTGTCTAAATCTTTTAATTTATCGTAAATGCTTGGTAAAAACTCATTAATTTGAGTTTCATTTACTTCGATATTATTTACTTTATCAATTAAATTCATTAATTGATTTTGACAAATTTCTTTTCCAGAAGGTACTTTACCTTCTACAAATTTCTTTTGAATAATTCTTTCTATTGCTCTTAATTTTCCTTTTTCTTTTCCGTTAACTAAAACAATAGAAATACCTGTGTTACCAGCTCTACCAGTTCTACCACTTCTGTGTGTGTAGTTTTCTATTTGATCTGGTAATTTATGGTTAATTACATGTGTTAATTCATTTACATCTAATCCACGAGCAGCAACATCAGTAGCAACTAATATTTGAATAGAT
Protein-coding sequences here:
- a CDS encoding DEAD/DEAH box helicase — encoded protein: MSTFKELGLKEPIIKALTDLGYENPTVIQEKAVPQIISSTSDLKAFAQTGTGKTAAFSLPILELLDTSSNNVQAIILSPTRELAVQIGNNIKDFSKYLKGVNVTTVYGGSSMEEQIRSLKRGSQIVVGTPGRTVDLINRRALKLGNVKWLVLDEADEMLNMGFKDELDKVLEATPDTKQTLLFSATFPREVESIARNYMTKPVEITSGEKNSGSDNVSHEYYAVTERTRYPALKRIADLNPDIYAIIFCRTRRETQEVADNLIKDGYSADSLHGDLSQAQRDSVMGKFRKKSIQILVATDVAARGLDVNELTHVINHKLPDQIENYTHRSGRTGRAGNTGISIVLVNGKEKGKLRAIERIIQKKFVEGKVPSGKEICQNQLMNLIDKVNNIEVNETQINEFLPSIYDKLKDLDREELIKKFVSLEFNTMLAYYENAKDLNNLSRENSRSRETADNMTRFFINIGRKDSLNPGKLIGLINDQNIGDKIEIGAIDILDTFSFFEIDKNYEEKTLEVFAANQPDFGGRSVNIEITKKDRSGGGGRRGGKKPFGKKDGGFGRRRSSEASSDRGRKRSSRSSDRPDRGSADRKTGGFGRRRRER